The following coding sequences are from one Sulfurimonas crateris window:
- the aroQ gene encoding type II 3-dehydroquinate dehydratase translates to MKIVVIQGPNLNMLGVREQQIYGSMKLEQIHAQMKDFASQSGLDIEFFQSNLEGEIVDKIQECYGDADGIIINPAAYTHTSIAIRDAISAVSLPTIEVHISNVHRREEFRKQNMIAAVCSSSIVGFGPFGYHLAMVGMVQIMNEIKAVQEMQKQQSQAAQEN, encoded by the coding sequence ATGAAGATAGTAGTTATTCAAGGACCAAACTTAAATATGCTCGGTGTCAGAGAGCAGCAGATTTACGGGTCAATGAAATTAGAGCAGATACATGCTCAGATGAAAGATTTTGCAAGCCAAAGCGGGTTGGATATAGAGTTTTTTCAAAGCAATCTAGAGGGTGAGATCGTTGATAAAATTCAAGAGTGTTATGGAGATGCAGACGGTATAATTATCAATCCTGCGGCATATACACACACATCTATAGCTATCCGCGACGCTATTTCGGCTGTAAGTCTTCCTACTATTGAGGTTCACATCAGTAACGTTCATCGCCGTGAAGAGTTTAGAAAGCAGAATATGATAGCAGCAGTATGCTCATCTTCGATCGTTGGATTCGGTCCGTTCGGGTACCATCTGGCAATGGTCGGCATGGTGCAGATAATGAACGAGATAAAAGCAGTTCAAGAGATGCAAAAACAACAGTCTCAGGCAGCGCAGGAAAACTGA
- the mqnF gene encoding aminofutalosine deaminase family hydrolase, with product MQIITPDYILTPDMLLCGMSVAFDKTIKKIAPLEELKKEFGGADVIELKKNSLLMPGLINAHVHIEFSANKTQLSYGDFIPWLYSVIENRDELINGCDDTCMAKAVNSMLESGITTFGAISSHGMDLNVCAKAPQNVVFFNELIGSQATMADALFTDFLARLDASKSVKRDGFYPAIAIHSPYSVHPILIKKALRIVRDEKLKLTAHFMESSAERDWLDKSDGDFKDFFENLLKQSSSISDPSEFLEHFSGYETLLTHVVKANDDELKTLSSNRHTVIHCPISNRLLGNGVLDVKRLQDHNIRWICATDGLSSNYKLDLFEEMKCALFMHSNMPLLELAKNLIRSVTKDAANALGINSGEIAEGKNADMIVLALDNEPNDELAVHLILHRYNISKVYINGKLEKGI from the coding sequence ATGCAGATAATAACTCCCGATTATATATTAACGCCTGATATGCTACTTTGTGGCATGTCAGTGGCATTTGACAAAACTATTAAAAAGATAGCTCCGCTTGAAGAGCTGAAAAAAGAGTTTGGCGGTGCGGACGTAATAGAGCTTAAAAAGAACTCGCTTTTGATGCCCGGACTTATAAATGCGCATGTTCATATAGAGTTTAGCGCGAACAAAACTCAGCTCTCCTACGGTGATTTTATTCCCTGGCTCTACAGCGTTATTGAGAATAGAGATGAGCTTATAAACGGCTGTGATGATACCTGCATGGCAAAAGCCGTCAACTCTATGCTTGAGTCGGGGATCACGACTTTTGGAGCAATTAGCTCGCATGGAATGGATCTGAATGTCTGCGCCAAAGCTCCTCAAAATGTTGTTTTTTTCAATGAACTTATCGGCTCGCAGGCAACAATGGCTGACGCTCTTTTTACAGACTTCTTGGCGCGTCTGGATGCTTCAAAAAGTGTAAAAAGAGATGGTTTTTACCCTGCAATTGCAATCCACTCGCCCTACTCCGTTCACCCTATTTTGATCAAAAAAGCACTCCGTATCGTAAGAGATGAGAAGCTTAAACTCACCGCACACTTTATGGAGAGCAGTGCTGAGAGAGATTGGCTTGACAAGAGCGATGGAGATTTTAAAGATTTTTTTGAAAACCTGCTAAAACAGAGCTCTTCTATCAGTGATCCAAGCGAATTTCTGGAGCATTTTAGCGGATATGAAACGCTTCTAACACATGTCGTAAAAGCAAACGATGATGAGCTTAAAACTCTATCTTCAAACAGACATACCGTTATACACTGCCCTATTTCAAACAGACTTCTGGGCAACGGTGTGCTTGATGTTAAAAGACTCCAAGATCATAATATCAGATGGATATGCGCAACAGACGGACTTAGCTCAAACTATAAACTTGACCTCTTTGAGGAGATGAAGTGCGCTCTGTTCATGCACTCAAATATGCCGCTTTTAGAGCTGGCAAAAAACCTGATAAGAAGTGTGACAAAAGATGCGGCAAATGCCCTTGGAATAAACAGCGGCGAGATAGCAGAGGGTAAAAATGCAGATATGATCGTGCTAGCTCTAGATAATGAGCCTAACGATGAGTTAGCAGTTCATTTAATACTTCATAGATATAATATCTCAAAAGTTTACATTAACGGAAAGCTAGAAAAAGGTATCTGA
- the sppA gene encoding signal peptide peptidase SppA, whose translation MQFIKKIFSPIVATIKFIQEHFKAMLFLLILFLIFAPQSKENLKPHNLEQIYLVGPVMEISEVVEQIDEAASNEFVKGILFNVDSPGGAVAPSIEVAYAIKRAREKKPVIVYASGTLASGSYYASIWANEIIANPGSMVGSIGVIMQGADVSELMGKIGIKSQSVQAGKYKKVGASDREWTEYEINELNKVIQGTYDLFTTDVADARGLDIKKRDTFANAHIFTAKQAKDVGLIDSIGVEYDAKKRLASLSGVSEPLWNKEDRFDKFIKKLSAQTAASIHTYFPALVLK comes from the coding sequence ATGCAGTTTATTAAAAAAATATTTTCTCCTATTGTCGCTACAATAAAATTTATCCAAGAGCATTTCAAAGCAATGCTCTTTTTGCTTATACTCTTTTTGATATTCGCACCCCAAAGCAAAGAGAATCTAAAACCGCACAATCTTGAGCAGATATACCTTGTAGGTCCTGTAATGGAGATCTCAGAGGTCGTAGAGCAGATAGATGAAGCGGCTTCGAATGAGTTTGTAAAAGGCATATTGTTCAATGTTGACTCCCCGGGAGGAGCAGTTGCGCCATCTATTGAGGTTGCTTATGCCATAAAAAGAGCAAGAGAGAAGAAACCTGTTATTGTCTATGCCAGCGGAACACTAGCAAGCGGGAGCTACTATGCAAGCATCTGGGCAAACGAGATAATCGCAAATCCGGGCTCAATGGTCGGGAGTATCGGTGTTATTATGCAAGGGGCTGATGTGAGCGAACTTATGGGCAAAATAGGAATCAAATCACAGAGTGTTCAAGCAGGAAAATATAAAAAGGTCGGAGCAAGCGACAGAGAGTGGACGGAGTATGAGATAAATGAGTTGAATAAGGTCATACAGGGAACTTATGACCTTTTTACCACAGATGTTGCAGATGCCAGAGGCTTAGATATTAAAAAGCGAGACACTTTTGCAAATGCGCATATCTTTACTGCAAAACAGGCCAAAGATGTGGGACTGATCGACAGTATAGGTGTTGAGTATGACGCCAAGAAGAGGCTTGCAAGCTTAAGCGGAGTAAGCGAGCCGCTCTGGAATAAAGAGGATAGATTTGATAAATTTATTAAAAAACTCTCGGCACAGACAGCGGCTAGCATCCATACCTACTTTCCTGCACTTGTACTAAAGTAG
- a CDS encoding methylated-DNA--[protein]-cysteine S-methyltransferase yields MHFSRLISTPIGMLKAVADANALIHLDFVEEETQDKCSDHPLLLQLERELNEYFCKKRQTFTLPLSPSGTEFQMDVWNTLLKIPYGKTVSYAKEAQMLGNPKAVRAVANANGKNPIAILIPCHRVISSNGNIGGYTGGVWRKEFLLSLEKE; encoded by the coding sequence GTGCATTTTAGTCGTCTTATCTCTACTCCTATAGGTATGCTGAAAGCTGTTGCAGATGCAAATGCTCTGATCCATCTTGATTTTGTGGAGGAAGAGACGCAAGATAAGTGCTCAGATCATCCTCTCTTGCTTCAACTAGAACGCGAGTTAAATGAGTACTTCTGCAAAAAACGACAAACATTTACACTGCCGCTCTCTCCAAGCGGAACAGAGTTTCAAATGGACGTTTGGAACACACTTCTTAAAATACCTTACGGCAAAACAGTCTCATACGCCAAGGAGGCGCAAATGCTCGGCAATCCAAAAGCCGTAAGGGCGGTTGCCAATGCTAATGGCAAAAATCCAATAGCTATTCTCATTCCGTGTCACCGCGTTATATCTTCAAACGGAAATATAGGCGGATATACGGGAGGGGTGTGGAGAAAAGAGTTCTTGCTCTCACTAGAAAAAGAGTAA
- a CDS encoding FmdE family protein, whose translation MKYPEFFDTVDTIKVVDPLANVLGAFEGGIYEFNYLEVVKAAGHSCPTVAGAYITAYAGLKALYPNQPAVRGEIKVEFKESLEDGVAGVISNVISQITGATDKSGFKGLGGKFARHSLMHFDANISSSVKFTRLDSGKSVDVYYDPSLVGGSPKMQQLMQKMMGGMANAAEVKEFGELWQERVKRIFDNMPSVVKVII comes from the coding sequence ATGAAATATCCGGAGTTTTTTGATACGGTAGATACTATTAAGGTTGTCGATCCTCTAGCGAATGTTTTAGGCGCGTTTGAGGGTGGCATATATGAGTTTAACTATTTAGAGGTTGTAAAGGCAGCGGGGCATAGCTGTCCGACAGTGGCGGGTGCATACATAACTGCTTATGCGGGGTTAAAAGCTCTATATCCAAACCAGCCTGCCGTAAGGGGTGAGATAAAAGTAGAGTTTAAAGAGTCGCTTGAAGATGGCGTAGCAGGCGTTATAAGCAATGTGATCTCTCAAATAACGGGAGCTACCGATAAGAGCGGTTTTAAAGGCTTGGGCGGTAAATTTGCACGCCACTCTCTGATGCATTTTGATGCAAATATAAGCTCGTCGGTCAAATTTACAAGATTGGACAGTGGCAAAAGCGTGGATGTCTACTATGATCCGTCGCTGGTAGGCGGAAGTCCGAAAATGCAGCAGCTTATGCAAAAGATGATGGGCGGCATGGCAAATGCTGCAGAGGTAAAAGAGTTCGGCGAGCTTTGGCAAGAGAGAGTAAAAAGAATTTTTGACAATATGCCAAGCGTTGTTAAAGTTATAATTTAG
- the xseA gene encoding exodeoxyribonuclease VII large subunit: protein MQTLSVSSLNEQIKTVLESTFTRVLVEGELSRVTCHNSGHIYFTLKDASSSIKAVMFKGNASKLKFELQEGLKVILDGAITLYKPRGEYQINCFSIQPSGHGALALAYEQLKERLSSKGYFDSARKKPLVKFPKKIALITSATGAALQDMLRVANSRYRAVEIDIYDVLVQGESAAPAIVKALGLADTKVYDVIVMGRGGGSIEDLWAFNEEIVADAIFKAKTPIVSAVGHEIDWVISDFVADLRAPTPSAAMQMILPESNELYQHIDSISTQYTQRVMQKIYNSKQELTHLVNLYSGHSIEKKISQKIEDVKQLQSSFNQTISFKMQSFSKEIESIKIRFPHVIESKINIARNQVTTLQKMLESNDPKLKSKKGFVQISKDAKVIDIASLEVDEIFDLMSDRVAVSAKVLEKRGTQESK from the coding sequence TTGCAAACACTTAGTGTCTCTTCTTTAAATGAGCAGATCAAAACAGTTTTAGAGAGCACCTTTACAAGAGTCTTGGTAGAGGGCGAACTCTCGCGCGTAACATGCCATAACAGCGGACACATCTACTTCACTCTAAAAGATGCCTCATCATCAATAAAAGCGGTTATGTTCAAGGGAAATGCCTCAAAGTTGAAGTTTGAACTTCAAGAGGGGCTAAAGGTTATCCTTGATGGAGCCATAACGCTTTACAAACCGCGCGGCGAGTATCAGATAAACTGCTTTAGTATCCAGCCTTCCGGTCACGGAGCTTTGGCGCTTGCTTATGAGCAGCTAAAAGAGAGACTCTCATCAAAGGGATACTTTGATAGCGCAAGAAAAAAACCTCTTGTAAAATTTCCAAAAAAGATCGCTCTTATAACTTCTGCAACAGGGGCCGCACTGCAGGATATGCTCCGTGTTGCAAACAGCAGATACAGAGCGGTAGAGATAGATATATATGATGTTTTGGTTCAGGGAGAGAGCGCAGCTCCTGCCATTGTAAAGGCTCTTGGTCTAGCCGATACCAAAGTGTATGATGTCATTGTTATGGGGCGCGGCGGTGGAAGCATAGAGGATTTGTGGGCATTTAACGAAGAGATCGTGGCAGATGCGATCTTTAAAGCAAAAACACCGATAGTCTCTGCCGTCGGGCATGAGATAGATTGGGTTATAAGCGATTTTGTAGCAGATCTAAGAGCACCGACTCCAAGTGCGGCTATGCAGATGATACTGCCTGAGAGTAATGAGCTGTATCAGCATATAGACTCAATTTCTACGCAATATACGCAAAGAGTTATGCAAAAGATCTACAACTCAAAGCAGGAGCTGACGCACCTTGTAAACTTATACTCAGGGCACTCGATCGAGAAGAAGATAAGCCAAAAGATCGAGGATGTAAAACAGCTGCAAAGCTCCTTTAACCAAACTATCTCTTTTAAAATGCAGAGCTTCTCTAAAGAGATCGAATCTATTAAGATAAGATTTCCACATGTAATAGAGAGCAAAATCAATATTGCCCGAAATCAAGTGACAACGCTGCAAAAGATGCTAGAATCCAACGATCCAAAGTTAAAAAGCAAAAAAGGTTTTGTTCAGATATCCAAAGATGCAAAAGTGATAGATATTGCCTCTTTAGAGGTTGATGAAATTTTTGATCTGATGAGTGACAGGGTTGCAGTGAGCGCAAAAGTGCTTGAAAAAAGAGGTACGCAGGAGTCAAAATGA
- the ubiE gene encoding bifunctional demethylmenaquinone methyltransferase/2-methoxy-6-polyprenyl-1,4-benzoquinol methylase UbiE, translated as MEKQEKIVSMFDNIAPTYDTANRVMSMGVDKSWRRKACDLAYKFYAKESIDKIVDVACGTGDMMDFWKKRSEVNAIALGEIVGVDPSNGMVNVAREKFPKFNYHIAKATEIPLDDKSADILSITYGIRNVVEREAALREFNRVLKDGGLVVILEFMKNENPSLLGKIRDFYMNKILPKVGGFISNNLEAYEYLPNSIGDFSTVENMQNELVEAGFEIVYTKSFSMDISTLLIARKK; from the coding sequence ATGGAAAAACAGGAAAAGATCGTATCTATGTTTGACAACATAGCGCCTACTTACGATACGGCAAACCGTGTTATGAGTATGGGCGTCGATAAGAGCTGGAGACGCAAAGCTTGTGATCTGGCTTACAAATTTTATGCAAAAGAGTCTATCGATAAGATTGTTGACGTTGCTTGCGGAACTGGCGATATGATGGACTTTTGGAAAAAAAGATCTGAAGTAAACGCTATTGCGCTTGGAGAGATAGTCGGCGTTGATCCATCTAACGGCATGGTAAACGTAGCAAGAGAGAAGTTTCCCAAATTCAACTACCACATAGCAAAAGCTACAGAGATCCCGCTTGATGATAAGAGTGCGGATATTTTAAGCATTACATACGGTATAAGAAATGTTGTTGAGAGAGAAGCGGCACTTAGAGAGTTCAACAGAGTTTTAAAAGATGGCGGTCTTGTTGTCATTTTAGAGTTTATGAAAAACGAGAACCCTTCGCTTCTTGGTAAAATAAGAGACTTCTATATGAATAAGATACTGCCTAAAGTGGGCGGTTTTATATCTAACAATCTAGAAGCGTATGAGTACCTGCCAAACTCTATAGGTGATTTCTCAACGGTTGAAAATATGCAAAATGAGCTTGTTGAAGCAGGCTTTGAGATAGTTTATACAAAAAGTTTCTCTATGGATATCTCAACACTTCTCATTGCAAGAAAAAAATAG
- the ribD gene encoding bifunctional diaminohydroxyphosphoribosylaminopyrimidine deaminase/5-amino-6-(5-phosphoribosylamino)uracil reductase RibD codes for MVIDTQFYMKLALDEAWKYQGLTYPNPAVGCTILSSQNEILSVEAHKYAGAPHAEVEALKSAYFRLTDDSKILELHESSQIHTYLLQNHNNCFNGVSLYTTLEPCSHIGKTPSCASLISKLGIKKLFIGSTDSNPQACGGAEIAKNAGIEVESAVMQKECDELLKPFDLWREERFVFFKWAQRLNGTIDGGLISSLKSRTLVHAMRDVCDLLVIGGNTVRVDRPTLDARLVGGRAPDILIYSRTKEFDKTIPLFSVEGRKVIISDDLSLLKDYKNIIIEGGGKMFELSMQFADYHLCFMSPSTGGDSNFTTINEKLEILNIQKDEQDIIMWMKQKGNN; via the coding sequence ATGGTAATAGATACCCAGTTTTATATGAAGTTGGCCTTGGATGAGGCTTGGAAGTATCAGGGTCTAACATATCCAAATCCTGCGGTCGGCTGCACTATTCTATCAAGCCAAAATGAGATACTCTCCGTTGAGGCTCACAAATATGCAGGCGCTCCGCATGCCGAAGTCGAAGCACTGAAATCGGCATATTTTAGACTAACAGATGATTCAAAAATTTTAGAACTTCATGAATCATCCCAAATTCACACCTACCTTCTGCAAAATCACAATAACTGCTTTAATGGCGTCAGCCTATATACAACACTTGAACCATGCTCACACATAGGAAAAACTCCATCTTGCGCATCTCTTATCTCTAAGCTTGGCATAAAAAAGCTCTTTATCGGCTCAACGGATTCAAATCCCCAAGCTTGCGGCGGAGCAGAGATAGCTAAAAATGCAGGCATAGAAGTAGAGAGTGCCGTAATGCAAAAAGAGTGTGATGAGCTCTTAAAGCCTTTTGATCTGTGGAGAGAAGAGAGGTTCGTCTTCTTTAAATGGGCTCAGAGATTAAACGGCACGATTGACGGCGGTCTTATCAGCTCGCTTAAATCAAGAACCTTAGTTCATGCCATGAGAGATGTTTGTGATCTGCTCGTTATCGGCGGCAATACCGTAAGAGTTGACAGACCGACACTTGACGCCAGATTAGTAGGCGGCAGAGCACCGGATATCTTGATATACTCAAGAACCAAAGAGTTTGACAAAACTATCCCCCTCTTTAGTGTTGAGGGAAGAAAAGTCATCATAAGCGATGATCTTTCACTTTTAAAAGATTATAAAAACATTATAATAGAGGGCGGAGGGAAGATGTTTGAACTCTCAATGCAGTTTGCAGACTATCATCTCTGTTTTATGTCGCCGAGCACGGGCGGAGATAGTAATTTTACAACTATTAATGAGAAGTTGGAGATTTTAAATATACAAAAAGATGAGCAAGATATAATTATGTGGATGAAGCAAAAGGGAAACAACTAG
- a CDS encoding ribosome maturation factor translates to MSLEKDIESFVKSVDLELYEIAVVNDGSDTIYRVSVVSNDIEDGKRKGVSLDECVNLTHLISPLLDVTPPLSGDYRLEVGTPGIERKITTIKQFELCLGERVAISLKSKEKLKGTLLKVEGSKIFLDVDGEEVSVDFGEISKAKTYFEW, encoded by the coding sequence ATGAGTTTAGAAAAAGATATAGAGTCGTTTGTAAAATCGGTAGATTTAGAGCTTTATGAGATCGCAGTAGTAAATGACGGTAGCGATACCATCTATAGAGTAAGCGTTGTCTCAAACGATATAGAAGATGGTAAAAGAAAAGGGGTGAGTCTTGATGAGTGTGTTAACCTCACGCATCTAATATCTCCACTTTTAGATGTTACACCACCTCTCTCAGGGGATTATAGACTTGAGGTCGGGACTCCCGGCATTGAGAGAAAGATCACTACTATCAAGCAGTTTGAACTCTGTTTAGGCGAGAGAGTCGCTATTTCGTTAAAATCAAAAGAGAAGCTCAAAGGCACACTTCTTAAAGTTGAAGGTTCTAAGATATTCTTGGATGTCGATGGTGAAGAAGTTTCAGTTGATTTTGGCGAGATATCAAAAGCGAAAACATACTTTGAATGGTAA
- the rbfA gene encoding 30S ribosome-binding factor RbfA gives MTEAEIKLKRTESVLLELIPEALGSLSDARLHQLDIIDIKCSRGRSDAKVYIDPASFSEQKKSEFLKLLKKARPIIETFCMKDQGWFRSPKLTFEFDEQLKKVQNIEELFKKIAKD, from the coding sequence ATGACTGAGGCTGAAATAAAGCTAAAGAGAACAGAGTCGGTTCTTCTTGAATTGATTCCCGAAGCTTTAGGCTCTCTAAGCGATGCAAGACTGCATCAGCTTGATATTATAGATATAAAGTGTTCACGCGGAAGAAGTGATGCCAAGGTCTATATTGATCCTGCATCTTTCAGCGAGCAGAAGAAGAGCGAATTTTTAAAGCTTTTAAAAAAAGCAAGACCTATTATTGAGACATTTTGTATGAAAGATCAGGGATGGTTCCGCTCTCCAAAGCTTACGTTCGAGTTTGATGAACAGCTCAAAAAAGTTCAGAATATTGAAGAGCTATTTAAGAAAATAGCCAAAGATTAA
- the infB gene encoding translation initiation factor IF-2 — MTEKVRVHEVAKELGITSKDVVKKASDMGLDVKSANSSVTMQEAESLMNYIMSGELAEAPKTETETTAKTTSDTQKEKAPKQETPKADDKKPDAKQEDSAKKEVAKEKDESDEKKVETKTALKEEKPQIKESNDTQEEAESSTATEEPKKMQIKKSGLKIVKKKKQPQESFDKEDFEQPSKSKSTVSTYGKMSADVLEELAKKKKIKQAAGAKKQEQGVKIDIFGGSLAEVSMDMDDQVVLLDLNATERRDMIPEEPRKPKAPKPIGRNANKKAAPRGRKVARDKRKKYTKDKPEDLVVTHVEIPEDIRVYEFAEKLNRPISDVIKVLFSLGLMMTKNDFLGSDEIEILSEEFGVEVTIVDPKDAFNYEEDMAEEIDENATKRAPVITIMGHVDHGKTSLLDAIRKAKVTEDEAGGITQHIGAYTIEQNGEAITFIDTPGHAAFSQMRQRGTDVTDIIVIVVAADDGVKPQTEEVIKLAKESGAPVIVALNKMDKETANPDMVKGQMAERGLNPADWGGDIEFIPLSAKTGMGIDDLLENILLTAEVLELKANENAMAKAAVVESSLEKGRGPVATVIVQNGTLRVGDYVVCGSSFGRVKALIDEHKKQIKEIKPSHTAVVVGLNEVPSSGEVMMAMNSDKEAREYAQKRHEYDRHKELSHSTKSTLEDMTSMIAEGKLKSLKVVLKTDVHGSLEAIRSSLSELRNDEVKVNIISSGVGGITENDVELVANSENCVLLGFNVRPTGSVKALAKQKNVDIRTYSIIYQLLDDMTGMLTGMMSPKFTEENTGQAEVRDTFKSPKGMVAGCVVVDGKLVRGGLVRVIRDGVVIHEGELTSLKRFKDDVEEIGNGYECGVMIKGYDDVIVGDVIETFKKIEQKVSL; from the coding sequence ATGACAGAAAAAGTTAGAGTACATGAAGTTGCAAAAGAGCTAGGGATAACTTCAAAAGATGTTGTTAAAAAAGCCTCAGATATGGGTCTTGACGTAAAGTCGGCAAACAGCTCAGTTACAATGCAAGAAGCAGAGAGTTTAATGAACTATATTATGAGCGGCGAGCTTGCAGAGGCACCAAAGACAGAGACTGAAACAACTGCTAAAACAACCAGTGATACTCAAAAAGAGAAAGCTCCTAAACAAGAAACTCCAAAAGCTGACGATAAAAAACCTGATGCCAAGCAGGAAGATAGCGCAAAAAAAGAGGTCGCTAAAGAAAAAGATGAGAGTGATGAGAAAAAAGTAGAGACAAAAACAGCTCTAAAAGAGGAAAAACCTCAAATAAAAGAGAGCAACGATACTCAAGAGGAAGCTGAGAGCTCAACAGCAACTGAGGAGCCTAAAAAGATGCAGATCAAAAAGTCTGGTCTTAAGATCGTTAAAAAGAAAAAACAGCCTCAAGAGAGTTTTGATAAAGAGGATTTCGAACAACCGTCAAAATCAAAGTCAACAGTCTCTACATACGGTAAGATGAGCGCTGATGTTTTAGAAGAGCTGGCTAAAAAGAAAAAGATAAAACAGGCTGCAGGAGCTAAAAAGCAAGAGCAGGGCGTAAAGATAGATATTTTCGGCGGCTCTTTGGCTGAAGTCTCCATGGATATGGATGATCAGGTAGTTTTACTTGATCTAAACGCTACAGAGAGACGCGATATGATTCCTGAGGAGCCAAGAAAGCCAAAAGCTCCAAAGCCTATAGGAAGAAATGCAAATAAAAAAGCTGCTCCAAGAGGCAGAAAAGTTGCTCGTGACAAGAGAAAGAAATATACAAAAGACAAACCTGAAGATCTTGTAGTCACACATGTTGAGATCCCTGAAGATATTCGTGTTTACGAGTTCGCAGAAAAGTTAAACCGTCCTATCTCCGATGTTATAAAAGTTCTCTTTAGCCTTGGGTTGATGATGACTAAAAATGACTTTTTGGGAAGTGACGAGATCGAGATCCTCTCTGAAGAGTTCGGTGTTGAAGTAACTATCGTAGATCCAAAAGATGCGTTTAACTACGAAGAGGATATGGCAGAGGAGATCGATGAAAATGCAACAAAAAGAGCTCCTGTTATTACTATTATGGGACACGTTGACCACGGTAAAACTTCACTTCTAGATGCGATAAGAAAAGCAAAAGTGACTGAAGATGAAGCAGGCGGCATCACGCAGCATATCGGTGCATATACGATCGAGCAAAACGGAGAAGCGATCACGTTTATAGATACTCCGGGACACGCAGCATTTTCACAGATGCGTCAAAGAGGTACTGATGTTACGGATATTATCGTAATAGTTGTAGCGGCTGATGACGGTGTTAAGCCACAGACCGAAGAGGTTATAAAACTTGCAAAAGAGTCCGGTGCTCCTGTGATCGTAGCTCTAAACAAGATGGATAAAGAGACAGCAAACCCTGATATGGTCAAAGGACAGATGGCTGAACGCGGTCTTAACCCTGCTGATTGGGGCGGAGATATAGAGTTTATTCCATTGTCTGCTAAAACAGGGATGGGGATAGATGATCTTCTTGAAAATATCCTGCTGACTGCTGAAGTTCTAGAGCTAAAAGCAAACGAAAATGCTATGGCAAAAGCTGCGGTTGTTGAGTCTTCTCTTGAAAAAGGACGCGGACCTGTTGCTACTGTAATCGTTCAAAACGGAACGCTTAGAGTAGGTGATTATGTTGTGTGCGGCAGCTCTTTCGGTCGCGTAAAAGCTCTTATAGATGAGCATAAAAAACAGATAAAAGAGATAAAGCCAAGTCATACTGCGGTAGTAGTAGGTCTTAATGAAGTTCCATCTTCGGGTGAAGTTATGATGGCTATGAACAGCGATAAAGAAGCTAGAGAGTATGCACAAAAACGTCATGAGTATGATAGACATAAAGAGCTTTCTCACAGTACGAAATCAACTCTTGAAGATATGACGAGCATGATCGCAGAGGGCAAACTGAAATCTCTTAAAGTTGTTCTTAAAACAGATGTTCACGGTTCACTTGAGGCTATTAGAAGCTCACTTAGCGAACTTAGAAATGATGAAGTTAAAGTAAATATTATCTCATCAGGTGTTGGCGGAATCACGGAAAATGACGTTGAGCTTGTTGCAAACAGTGAGAACTGTGTTCTTCTTGGATTTAACGTTCGCCCTACAGGCAGCGTCAAAGCACTTGCTAAACAGAAAAATGTTGACATTAGAACATACTCTATCATCTATCAACTATTAGATGACATGACAGGAATGCTAACGGGTATGATGTCGCCTAAATTTACTGAAGAAAATACTGGTCAGGCTGAAGTCAGAGACACATTTAAATCTCCTAAGGGAATGGTTGCAGGATGTGTCGTAGTTGACGGAAAACTTGTACGCGGCGGTCTTGTTCGTGTTATTCGTGATGGAGTAGTAATCCACGAGGGTGAGCTTACTTCACTAAAACGCTTTAAAGATGACGTTGAAGAGATCGGTAACGGTTACGAGTGCGGTGTTATGATCAAGGGTTATGACGATGTTATAGTCGGCGACGTAATTGAGACATTCAAAAAAATTGAGCAAAAAGTGTCACTATAA
- a CDS encoding DUF448 domain-containing protein, protein MAKKLNQPLRMCISCRQRDAQNNLIRLQCIDSQLSLFRGSGRSFYICKICLADEKKVLKALMRQCKSGERDKLAKTLKEIITDDRKS, encoded by the coding sequence ATGGCGAAAAAATTAAACCAGCCTCTTAGGATGTGTATCTCTTGCAGGCAGAGAGACGCGCAAAACAATCTTATAAGACTTCAGTGCATAGATTCACAGCTTAGTCTTTTTAGAGGTAGCGGCAGAAGTTTTTATATATGCAAAATTTGTCTTGCAGATGAGAAAAAAGTATTAAAAGCGTTGATGCGGCAATGCAAAAGCGGTGAGAGAGACAAACTTGCCAAAACACTAAAGGAGATCATCACTGATGACAGAAAAAGTTAG